Proteins encoded together in one Carya illinoinensis cultivar Pawnee chromosome 3, C.illinoinensisPawnee_v1, whole genome shotgun sequence window:
- the LOC122304247 gene encoding 3-oxoacyl-[acyl-carrier-protein] synthase II, chloroplastic-like: MDASCVTSPLCTWLVAACMSVTCGADHFACPSMFGPSKRQSKWARGRRRVLSKCSSEPRTGLISSVCGSSIHGLMSSCLAFEPCHEYYSSKGLSSLGFYSLFGSKNVHLNRRQRRLNRPPHSGEAMAVAVQPAKEVATRKKPLTKQRRVVVTGMGVVTPLGHEPDVFYNNLLDGVSGISEIEAFDCAQFPTRIAGEIKSFSTDGWVAPKLSKRMDKFMLYLLTAGKKALADGGITEDVMNDLDKAKCGVLIGSAMGGMKVFNDAIEALRVSYKKMNPFCVPFATTNMGSAMLAMDLGWMGPNYSISTACATSNFCILNAANHITRGEADVMLCGGSDAAIIPIGLGGFVACRALSQRNSDPTKASCPWDINRDGFVMGEGAGVLLLEELEHAKRRGANIYAEFLGGSFTCDAYHMTEPHPDGAGVILCIEKALAQSGVSRDDVNYINAHATSTPAGDLKEYQALIACFGQNPELKVNSTKSMTGHLLGAAGAVEAVAAVQAIRTGWVHPNVNLENPDQGVNTNMLVGSKKERLDIKAVLSNSFGFGGHNSSIIFAPYK, from the exons ATGGATGCGTCGTGTGTGACATCTCCCCTTTGCACGTGGTTGGTCGCTGCTTGCATGTCGGTCACGTGCGGCGCAGACCACTTCGCGTGCCCGTCCATGTTCGGTCCCAGCAAGAGACAGAGCAAATGGGCTCGCGGCAGGAGGAGGGTCTTGTCCAAATGCAGCTCCGAACCCCGGACAGGCTTGATTTCCTCTGTGTGTGGATCGAGCATTCATGGCCTTATGAGCTCCTGCCTCGCTTTCGAACCCTGCCATGAGTACTATAGCTCCAAGGGCCTTTCTTCTTTGGGATTTTACTCTCTGTTCGGATCCAAGAATGTTCATCTGAATCGTAGACAGAGGCGTTTAAATCGACCACCCCATTCCG gGGAAGCCATGGCTGTAGCTGTGCAACCTGCAAAGGAAGTCGCAACAAGAAAGAAACCTCTCACAAAGCAAAGGCGAGTGGTTGTGACAGGGATGGGTGTGGTGACCCCACTTGGTCATGAACCAGATGTCTTCTACAATAATTTGCTTGACGGTGTCAGTGGTATAAGTGAGATCGAGGCTTTTGATTGTGCCCAATTTCCAACG AGAATTGCTGGAGAGATTAAGTCTTTTTCTACTGATGGATGGGTTGCACCCAAACTTTCCAAGAGGATGGACAAATTCATGCTTTACTTGCTTACTGCTGGCAAAAAAGCCTTGGCAGATGGTGGAATTACAGAAGATGTAATGAATGATTTAGATAAAGCAAAATGTGGAGTTTTGATTGGCTCGGCAATGGGTGGAATGAAG GTTTTTAATGATGCAATTGAAGCTTTAAGAGTTTCATACAAGAAGATGAATCCTTTCTGCGTACCTTTTGCAACTACAAATATGGGTTCTGCCATGCTTGCAATGGATCTG GGATGGATGGGCCCAAACTATTCTATCTCTACTGCTTGTGCTACAAGCAACTTTTGTATATTGAATGCAGCAAACCATATAACTAGAGGCGAAGCT GATGTGATGCTTTGTGGTGGCTCAGACGCGGCAATCATACCTATTG GCTTGGGAGGTTTTGTGGCATGCAGAGCACTTTCCCAAAGGAATAGTGATCCTACAAAAGCTTCATGCCCTTGGGATATT AATCGTGATGGATTTGTTATGGGCGAAGGAGCTGGGGTTTTGCTCCTTGAAGAATTAGAGCACGCTAAG AGAAGAGGTGCAAATATCTATGCTGAATTTCTAGGTGGAAGCTTCACTTGTGATGCTTATCACATGACTGAACCACACCCTGATG GGGCTGGTGTTATCCTCTGCATAGAAAAGGCATTAGCTCAGTCTGGGGTGTCTAGGGATGATGTGAATTACATAAATGCACATGCTACTTCCACACCGGCTGGAGACCTAAAAGAATACCAAGctcttattgcttgttttggcCAGAATCCTGAG TTGAAAGTGAATTCTACGAAATCAATGACCGGTCACCTATTAGGAGCCGCTGGTGCTGTGGAAGCTGTTGCGGCAGTACAG gcaATACGGACAGGGTGGGTTCATCCAAATGTCAACCTGGAAAACCCAGACCAAGGCGTG AACACAAATATGTTGGTGGGCtcaaagaaagagagattggACATCAAAGCAGTGTTGTCTAATTCCTTTGGGTTTGGTGGTCACAATTCATCTATCATTTTTGCCCCATACAAGTGA